gtacaaaatatattattactaaaaactagtataaataaataGGAGTAAAGCCTAAAATTATTTATCTGAATTCATGATGTGTCCATACAAAGCCTTCCATTTAACCCAACAAACATTTAACTCTAAGTTTTGATGTTGTTACAAAGAGTAGTATAGAAGAAAAAGTCTTTTTTTATGAACTGTTGATGAAGTGAGAACGTAAGATGTGAAACGAAAGGGAAAAGAGTATATAATGCTCCGTAAACTCTTTGGCTCACTTTGTCTTGTTGTATTTGTAGCTTTTAAGGGTCACGAGCAAAATTGCAATAATAGTCTTCATCCCCATTTTCTTTTGCAATGTCTATTCTCCACCTGCTTCCACTCATAGTCTAGTTGTTATGattgcaaaaaatatatatatatatatatactatatgtaATTATGCATCTGATCACCAGCTTGCAGAATAAAGAAAGTCACTCTAACGAACATAAGTCAAAGAAACATATAAATCACCCGAAATACCCGCAGATGCAAGTGATCCAGGATGAAGTACTAATTTAGGCTGCTAGAACACATAGAAACGGAAGTTAAACTCAAGACATACTTTGGACAAATTAAACGTGTATGGAGGACGTGCCATAGACCCATCAAATCCAAGGTTAGACTAAATAACCACTCAAATTCCTTGCAAACAATACTTTGGAGGGAAGTAATACAGGGGATTTATAGACCCGATGATGGATCGAGGACTTTCTCATTTCGGTACATGGCCAAGCAAGGCAATGTTTTGGTTAAATGTCATCAAAGGGTGTGCTATGATTGAACAAGCCGAAATATCACCATAGAAGTGAATATCGCATGAATTTATGATTTTTGAGCCCAACTTTTGGCTTCATACTTAGGGATTTTTCTTCAGGAAATCGATTGGATTTCTATTGGTTTCAAATGATAACTTAACTTATGTAacacattttatttaaacattattGATTATGTACAACAAAGCAATCCTTTTAAAAATAATCCGAAACTTTGACACGATACGATAGATACATTACAAGGAAATATCTATATCATACGGAAAGTATTATTCCCACCCACAAAACAAATAAAGCTTTTTTACATGTGGAGACTTGATTTGGTCACAACCAAACAAAAGAGAGTTGTATAGCCTGCTTCCAAAACAGATTTCTCAGTTTCCACTATCACTCCTCCCCTCAAAAGTTGTGATTGTGATCACATTGGAActccatttatattttataacccacaaatttatataaaatatttccTTCATTAACATTGGATACCTTTTGTagtactaaaaaaaaaaaaatctcatggCAAAATGAAAAATTCAGCTATTGCTGTTTTTGGTGCCCATGGGTTCGACCCTTTCGAGCCTCAACAATAGTTGGTTCATGCGAGTCACATACTTGGGTCTTAAATTTACAACTAAATTTCTTCGCTATCGACTCTCTCCATCCACCTTGTCGAGATGGGTTCACTTCATCCATACTTTTAATCGCTTTTCTCATAGTTGAACACTCGCGTTCCAAATGATGTACCCGCGTCCTCATGCTATCCATATCTAGTCGCAACACTTGGTTTTGTCTAACCGCCGCAGTCCACATGCCTCCGACGCCTCTTCCCCCCTCCCCTTCTACAGCTGTTTCGTCTTCTTGCACCACTTCCCGTATTCTTTCCGCATCTAGTTCTCCAATGTCGGATGTCATAAGCGTTCCAGCTATCGCTTGACGAAGCTGCAACTGCTCAAAAAACAACACTTGCACTACAGCTCGTAGTGGAAGCCGCTCGTTCTGCGCTGCGTGTGTGCACGCTTCTAACGTCAGTTTTCGACAATCCATGGCTCCACAAACCTTCTCACGGTCCACTTCCTTTATCCACGGATGTGCCTACATTACTctcaaataatcaaaaatatgtATTCAACTTTCAAATATCGACCATAAACATTAACTACATTACACTTAATcactaaaaactaaaattttgtttaaaaaaaaaaaagttaagaataTTTACCTTTAGATAAACATCAACAGATCTGTAAAGCCCGTCATCATAAACTCGAGCTTGTTCAGGCAAAGAGAACGCGAGTTCAAGAAACTTTTCCGGTTTCAAGTTAGTATCCGAAGCAATTTCGGACAAATAACCATCGATTAACTTTCCAACAAGCATCAACCTAACCGATCTAGCCCGATTTTCATCATCCCCTCCCTCATCATCTCTAATCACATCAACATTTGAAACCTGTTCTAAACTATGTAAAAAATGATCTAATATCCTTTGAACACATTCCACATCATATAACGTCTCGATTAAGTACGAATAGCTCGGtattaaaagatcatctaatGCCGCTTGGTCAAGATACACCCCGATTTTCGTCTCTAAATTCGCCCGACAAGAATCCGAGGTCTTCAATATATTCGCCGCTCTTAACATTCCGAATAACATACTAACCCCCTGTGTATATCTTAATCTGCCAGTTGCTTCCGGAAGATTCGTGACTATGGTTTCTAAAAGCTCTTTTTGCTCAAGTTCTGTTAGTACGGAAGACGAAGACGATCGTCTACCAACACGACTGACTCCAGGAATGTGTTTTTTCGCATACGAAATCAAACAATTTTCGACGATTTCAGGATTGGGGTTTCGTGACTTGATGGCCGTTATCAAACGGTTGAAAAACGACTTGTTAAGATCAACAAGCTCGTCGAACCATTTATCATCTGTGACGGTATGTTCGTTAACTGGCCAACCGAATAATGCCGGATCAGACGCAGATGCTTTAGAAACGATTGAATCAATGCATCTTTGAACAATGCCAATGGATTCGGATAAAGGCAATAAATCCTGACatgtttttaatgttttgattGAATGTCGCAAACTTTTGAACATATTTTGTGAAAGAAATCTTTCGGTTTTGGAAATTAAGTTGTTTTCCCCGAATTCTTCGGTCATCTCAAGAATTTCGCCTGTGCAACGGAGCAAGGCGACGTTGCTCGGTGAAAGCTCGATTTTCCCCGTGTAACAGAATTTGGCTGCTGCTTCAAATGCCTCTGCACCTCCCGGGAAATCCGGGAGGGTGATGTGGCAGCagtcttttttttcttgtatttcGTCGGTTTCTTCCTCGGGTTCGGATGGAGGATTTGTTTCATGTTCAGTTATCAGTTCGTGAAGCTTTTTACTTTTGGCCATAAGTGGAAACTAGggggaaaaaataaataaattcataaTAAATCAAAACACTCACATTTAACACTattaattattaacaactagtaacttttaatcgtttaaataaaaaagaattattaCCTTGTGAAGATGGAATGCCATATCGCCGACATCGACCACGACATCGCTTGGTAACCCAGTGGTGCAAAACCTGTAACAAAAATCATAGTTATTGAAACATGCTCAAAATTTgcaaacataataaaaattagaACTATTTATATATTGACCAACCATGCTTGGCGTTTTGAGGATTCTTGCATATTAGTAGACACAAAAAAAGTGATCAAAGGATGTTAAAAGAGatacatatatgttttgtttgacTATAtgatgataaatttttttactttgttacCAAAGAATGTTATGATtgaaattattgaaaaaatggagagaaaatatgaaaaagtgTGAAAGTGTTTAGAATGAAGGTTACGGATGGGACTTTGAAGGAACAAAAGATGGATGAAAAAGGAAGTGGATCAGTGATTCAATATAATCATGTGATATGACAATCTTTTCTATAATAAATGGTTTGGTGGAGAATGTAAtagaaaaatgaataaaataataataaaatgtttagaGTGAGGAAAACCATacaacaagaaaagaaaaaagcatATTAACAAGGAGGGATTGAAGGAAGGTATGTATTCCCTATGATAATGTTTTCGAAAACAAACAAAAGGCAATGTTGTTTCgagaaaatattaattaatggtaggttatactcgtaataatgattaaatattgttattattaatttgtcaTGGTAATTAGGTAAGCTAATAGTAATAAACTTAAACTAtggaaatataaaatattactcGGATTAATGGAATCAAAAGCTTCTTATGCTTTAAAACAAACATCCTATTGTTTGAGTTAAGAAATTATTTTGGAAAGGTATCCCACGACATTATTGTGATTGATACTTTTGGCAGGCACcacaaaaaagaaacatattttatttaatacgaCAACtggaaaaatattttatttcttttggttttattATATAGAGTACAACAATTGTTAAAAATATCGTGGACCTTTCATAAAACACTCAGTTTCATAATTGATGTCGCTCTTTTTTGCACACTAACAATCGTAGGTGGCTTAACAATACAACAAAATTAGACGATCACTTTAGGTTCTCAAAAATTTAGGGCCTCAACAATTTTGTATTTAGACTTAATGTTTAGACTCactaaatatcattatataatttacattaaaGTATATTCTTATTGGTTTTTGCATTAACATGTGTATCTTTTaatactaataaataataatttaataacataATTCTAGCtactttatttgtttgttttttatatttactttaatttatatgctaGTGAACTAAGCCTCTAAAAGTGATATCATTTAAGGCCTCTAAGAATCTAAAGCAAACATACCCTTAACTCAGGTCTATACATTTTTCCAGCttaaatttatgttttcaaCAAATATACAATccctgaagttgacacgtttttcacttttcgtcccttaagtgaaaaaattacaattttgaccttaaagttgacagattttttcaatcatcgtatctcgccaaacgtcgttaagtttcagccgttaagtcgaaCACGcgcaacacacgtgagggactgaaactgcaaaaaatgacaagttcagggacgaaaactgaaatttacttttctgttgtcattatcttcatcttctccggctgacttcgtcggaaaattcgcccgaaaacttaaaatgccgatatctcactcatttctttgaattagaccacgaaactaacaccaaacttctcaaaattaatttccgcatgaatcctaataaaaaaaaaatcttaaaatgccgatatttcatgaaatgtaaatgaaaagcatcgtCAATTTTTGGCGACTTAGTTAGATGTTAGTTTCATCGTAAGGTTTTCGATATAGTTTACTGGtcaatcgttaaggttattaagttgttGCAATAGTTACATTAGTAGATTGAGGTACAAAGAATCCGGATGTGACAACCGATTCATTGAATCTCGTTTCGGTTATAAGTTATTCGTACTCAAAGTTGTCAGTTCGTACAAGTTCCATGctagtttgttgatttttttggttaactGGGTCTTTGTTACAATTTCATTtacgatgcttttcatttacatttcatgaaatatcggtattttaatatattttttttgtttaggattcgtgcggaaattaatttgagaagtttggtggtggtttcgtggtctaaatcgaagaaacgagtgaaatatcggcattttaagttttttggcGAATTTTCCaacgaaagtcagccggagaagatgaagatgatgacaacagaatagtaaatttcagtttttgtccctgaacttgtcattttttgcaatTTCAGTCCCTCTGAAAGGACTGGACTCGATAAACTGAAaacacaattattttttttatacccccactgcgccgcagtggaaagtcTCGGACCTGCGCGAGaaaaaccccactgcgccgcggGTTGGAcacactcccactgcgccgcagtgggagaaaaTCATTTCGGATCCCCGGGTTGGGCAAAATCACCCctattgcgccgcagtggacacCAGTTCAGTAAACCACAATTTCATTTAGCACTTGATCAAACTTacaaccttcaaatttcaaaacgaaCTTCATACTCAATCTTCCTGAGATTCAAACAAGTAATTGACACATTTTTAAACATagttttaacatccatttgattcaacattcatatataccatcaaatgggtcatttacccaaatTGACgttttttaagtcaaaatacaagttttgcaaAATCATGGAACCACACTTGATCAAAACTTTGCTGACATGAACCAAATATACAAATGTATCAAGGAGCCAAGATGATGAGGGACATCTAAGTCTCTAACCAAAAGTATACCATTCTTTCGTGAATGGCCAATTACCTTCAAAATTCAACTAACAACTTCCAAACCAACGCTTCAAATCAATCGAACCTAGTTCCttattccggaactacctacaaaatggtaaacaactaaaatataagcaaaggcttagtgaatatacttgcatacatttatgaacacgaaggagggcaacatacaaaggactattacatgtaacctatgacatcgtcatgtcacatttacatactcACTTTTGCACACTAAATactatacatggatccatataagcaaacaaCATGAACATGATCAACTATCGTGGTTCTTAGGCCTCACTagatcaactatcggggttcttaggccccagaggttcttaggcctcataaactaTGCCCCATATGGGCCTACGCCAAATCAatcaccacacatggataaacaaactTCGACATAATGTGTtcgattgacccaacgtatacatgaaggtatgcaaatatactcacctccttcgcaacTTGGACAATAACGCTAAAACGATAATGCacaaacaagcttcaacctatgatcatatcataaaagtgcataagcttacattcacaacttgactagctcaacctagtcatactcaatcactagcctttctaaacccaaacgcaacccatttgtcattgagttactttcattctcaacaataacactaggtagttcaacttaccattttcatcaacatttcaataactagtaaaaactcatcttttctcataaactaaaattatcacataaacttatcaattttcataatcaaactcaacacataactcaataacaaactaagttatctaaggaattgggaaaaattaaccataatttatattctagcaaaaacccccaaattggttcactccatgaaccctaatttcaaaagaaaaatgaaaactaaattaggggaaatcaatacctcaacaatggaagacaatagattagggttttcaaatcacCATTTCTCCCCCTTTCTTCCTCTCAAATTTCGGCCACCGccaccacaaaccctaacttttaatcTTGCTTGATAAGAATTGTTGTtggtgattattattataatttctaCCTTGAGCCTGAGAtattaaactttgatttttttgaaagaatgaGATGGAATGCATGAAAGGAAGGTgaagaagaaggaaaaagagTAGTGGAAAAGTGATTCATCAACAAGGTGGAGGGCTGACACTATTTGGAGATGCCACGACTCATACCAATTTCATAGgtatttttacccgctatccgctaaagttccaactaaattaacctcaaatctaaaaataaaatactaggaaattaatttaatgtcaaaactataaaaaggggttaatttatttaccttaaaaattttggggtgttacaccctcacgtgtgttgcacaTGCCCGACTTAACGGCTAAAACTTAACGATGTTTGGCGAGAGATGATAATTGacaaaatctgccaactttaaggtcaaaattgtaattttttcacttaagggacgaaaagtaaaaaacgtgccaacttcagggacgaaaagtgtagtTTACTCTAAATAATATTGTCGAGAAAAAATTAACAACTTTaagatatatacttttataataaaattagttATGATAACTTATATGTATTAATGTATAATAATTTACGGTTTGGCGTAAGAAATAGTAGGATCCCACATTCCTACTATTAAATTGTGTCATCGGAATGTCGTTCTTTTTATTTCATAGAACTACGTACCAAATATTAAATCTCATTAAAAATCAATTTCTTTATGTGGAGCTGCAAAAAAGATTTGAAGTGTAAAAGTGGGTGGGAATTTATTGGTGTTCTATAGACCATGCTATTAGTTTTTTACATTCTTTTTTAACCTTACCCTTTTATTCATTTTACATGTGATAATAGATTCTAATATGTAATTTTAGCTGTTTAAAGACATACATAAAACAGTAAAAAGAAGAGCATCTAtgccttttcttttctttcttctattTCTATCTTCATGATCAACACCACCAAACAATAATAAGCTAAAATGTCCAATAAACTAATTGAAGTCGATTATCTTGTTTAACTTTTAGGTTTATTTTAAGGTTAGATAAATAACGAACCCATATATTAGTTCT
The Erigeron canadensis isolate Cc75 chromosome 2, C_canadensis_v1, whole genome shotgun sequence DNA segment above includes these coding regions:
- the LOC122587367 gene encoding BTB/POZ domain-containing protein At5g66560-like, yielding MQESSKRQAWFCTTGLPSDVVVDVGDMAFHLHKFPLMAKSKKLHELITEHETNPPSEPEEETDEIQEKKDCCHITLPDFPGGAEAFEAAAKFCYTGKIELSPSNVALLRCTGEILEMTEEFGENNLISKTERFLSQNMFKSLRHSIKTLKTCQDLLPLSESIGIVQRCIDSIVSKASASDPALFGWPVNEHTVTDDKWFDELVDLNKSFFNRLITAIKSRNPNPEIVENCLISYAKKHIPGVSRVGRRSSSSSVLTELEQKELLETIVTNLPEATGRLRYTQGVSMLFGMLRAANILKTSDSCRANLETKIGVYLDQAALDDLLIPSYSYLIETLYDVECVQRILDHFLHSLEQVSNVDVIRDDEGGDDENRARSVRLMLVGKLIDGYLSEIASDTNLKPEKFLELAFSLPEQARVYDDGLYRSVDVYLKAHPWIKEVDREKVCGAMDCRKLTLEACTHAAQNERLPLRAVVQVLFFEQLQLRQAIAGTLMTSDIGELDAERIREVVQEDETAVEGEGGRGVGGMWTAAVRQNQVLRLDMDSMRTRVHHLERECSTMRKAIKSMDEVNPSRQGGWRESIAKKFSCKFKTQVCDSHEPTIVEARKGRTHGHQKQQ